One window of the Candidatus Saccharibacteria bacterium genome contains the following:
- a CDS encoding TrbC/VirB2 family protein translates to MKKNILRRGLGVLMALGVMSFMLFGHLVNAQALTPNQQAVCDSIGSGNACAETDDQGGTKVDSVIKSVVRLLGIVAGIVAVIMIIISGIKYISSGGDSSKIASAKNALIYAIVGIIIVALSQVIVRFVLGQTTKSTMKCPTGQVVSAEGTCVNKN, encoded by the coding sequence ATGAAAAAGAATATTTTACGAAGGGGCTTAGGGGTTTTGATGGCGCTAGGGGTCATGAGCTTTATGCTATTTGGGCATCTTGTCAATGCGCAGGCACTTACTCCGAATCAGCAGGCTGTTTGTGATTCGATTGGGAGCGGCAATGCCTGTGCCGAAACAGATGACCAAGGGGGCACGAAGGTCGACTCTGTTATAAAGTCAGTTGTTCGTTTACTTGGTATAGTGGCAGGTATAGTAGCTGTAATAATGATAATTATATCTGGCATAAAATATATTTCTTCTGGCGGTGACAGTAGCAAAATTGCTAGCGCCAAAAACGCGCTCATCTATGCAATAGTAGGCATTATAATTGTCGCGCTGTCACAAGTTATTGTCAGGTTTGTACTCGGACAAACAACCAAATCTACTATGAAATGTCCAACTGGCCAGGTAGTTAGTGCAGAAGGCACGTGTGTCAATAAAAATTAA
- a CDS encoding transposase family protein, which translates to MVVHKRTRLMPFQRKALAEDYFVLNLRKKDLIAKYGVSYPTIQKILTRARRDDYSLHVSTNKRYQCLEYGLKRLGKIERSIQDKLARTAKRYEKDYPGEMLHMDTKRLPLLTGETKLDGHEYLFVAIDDYSRELYVGIYPDKSMFSSADFLSTVLAQCPYGIERILTDNGTEYKGRYGEHAFMKACGEAGITQKFTKVKCPQTNGKAERAIRTLMESWHNAEVFNSREERAKALTRFVNYYNCVRPHKGIDKATPLERLCEYFYQYERPMKEAGKVKQREVF; encoded by the coding sequence ATGGTAGTACATAAACGAACACGGCTCATGCCGTTTCAACGTAAAGCATTGGCAGAGGATTATTTTGTCCTCAACTTACGTAAGAAAGATCTCATTGCCAAATATGGGGTGTCCTACCCCACTATACAAAAGATCCTCACTCGGGCTCGGCGGGATGACTACAGCCTGCACGTCAGTACTAACAAACGCTACCAATGCCTGGAGTACGGCTTAAAGCGGCTGGGCAAAATTGAGCGATCAATCCAAGATAAACTAGCCCGGACTGCCAAACGTTACGAGAAAGACTATCCAGGCGAGATGTTGCATATGGATACTAAACGTCTACCACTACTTACGGGCGAAACGAAGCTGGACGGCCATGAATATCTGTTTGTGGCTATTGATGACTACTCAAGAGAGCTGTACGTTGGTATCTACCCCGACAAGAGCATGTTCAGTAGCGCGGATTTCCTCAGTACTGTACTGGCTCAATGCCCCTATGGTATTGAACGAATCTTAACCGACAATGGCACCGAGTACAAAGGCCGTTACGGTGAACATGCTTTCATGAAAGCCTGTGGCGAGGCTGGCATCACCCAGAAGTTCACCAAAGTGAAGTGTCCGCAGACGAATGGCAAAGCCGAACGAGCCATCCGAACACTAATGGAGAGCTGGCATAACGCCGAGGTATTTAACAGTCGTGAGGAGCGAGCCAAAGCCCTTACCAGGTTTGTGAATTACTACAACTGTGTACGCCCACACAAAGGCATTGACAAGGCGACGCCGCTCGAGCGACTATGTGAGTACTTTTACCAGTACGAGCGGCCTATGAAGGAAGCTGGAAAAGTTAAACAACGCGAGGTTTTCTAA
- the carA gene encoding glutamine-hydrolyzing carbamoyl-phosphate synthase small subunit: MHVRRSERNVFFSQKPGRLTLSDGTVFAGSMPDWQTGTYDGEVVFSTGMTGYVEALTDPSFAGQILVFTYPLIGNYGVDLTAAESDRIQVRGVIMSDLAPHWSHAGGQQSLPEWLQSQNIPLLTGVDTRALTKYLRTRGVMAGSISATATALPKAVAIPTISISEPVAYNAGAGKKKVILVDCGLKENILRSLLALDCEVKRVPYNYDYSGEIYDGVVLSSGPGDPADYTETIAITKKILAQGKPLFGICLGNQIMALAAGGTTYKLKFGHRGHNQPCQEDATKRCVITSQNHGYAIDEKTLPKDWRVSYRNLNDNSVEGIAHKTKPYFSVQFHPEACPGPTDSGNLFKDFGAML, encoded by the coding sequence ATGCACGTTCGCCGTTCCGAAAGGAACGTTTTTTTTAGCCAAAAACCAGGGCGGCTGACACTGAGCGACGGAACCGTGTTTGCAGGCAGCATGCCAGACTGGCAGACCGGCACCTATGACGGCGAGGTTGTGTTTAGTACCGGTATGACTGGCTACGTTGAGGCGCTGACTGACCCGTCGTTTGCGGGACAAATTTTGGTATTTACTTATCCGCTCATTGGTAATTACGGTGTTGACCTCACGGCGGCAGAATCTGACCGCATACAGGTGCGCGGCGTTATCATGAGTGACCTAGCACCTCACTGGAGTCACGCGGGCGGGCAACAGTCACTGCCAGAGTGGCTTCAGAGTCAGAATATTCCCCTGCTCACCGGCGTAGACACCCGGGCGCTCACGAAGTATCTGCGCACAAGAGGTGTTATGGCGGGCTCTATTAGTGCGACGGCCACCGCGCTGCCAAAAGCGGTTGCCATTCCCACCATATCCATATCAGAACCAGTGGCGTACAACGCTGGCGCGGGCAAGAAAAAGGTCATTTTGGTTGACTGCGGCCTTAAGGAAAACATTTTGCGTTCCCTGCTTGCGCTTGACTGTGAAGTGAAACGCGTCCCATATAATTATGACTACTCAGGTGAAATATACGACGGCGTGGTACTTTCGAGCGGCCCAGGCGACCCTGCGGACTACACCGAAACCATCGCAATAACCAAAAAAATACTTGCGCAGGGCAAGCCGCTCTTCGGCATATGTTTGGGCAACCAAATTATGGCACTGGCGGCCGGCGGTACAACCTACAAGCTCAAGTTTGGCCACCGCGGCCACAACCAACCGTGTCAGGAGGACGCTACCAAGCGCTGTGTTATCACCAGCCAAAACCATGGCTATGCCATAGACGAAAAAACACTGCCCAAAGATTGGCGTGTCAGCTACCGCAACCTCAACGACAACTCGGTCGAAGGTATTGCCCACAAAACCAAGCCGTATTTTTCGGTACAGTTCCATCCAGAGGCCTGTCCTGGCCCGACCGACTCCGGCAATTTGTTCAAAGACTTTGGAGCTATGCTATGA
- a CDS encoding Hsp20/alpha crystallin family protein, which translates to MARRNRDDDLLLEEDELTAAFLGDEAMPQAAVQSDDDVPMDDGGADEWNDEEAVLPGQLAVDVYETKEKLVVKARTAGVNKGDLDVSIADNTLSIRGTLSAGNEDQVENYFVQECYWGEFSRSIALPVPVKEEDIEAALKDGVLTVSFTKVKQDTVKKIQVV; encoded by the coding sequence ATGGCACGACGCAATCGTGATGACGATTTGTTACTGGAAGAAGATGAATTGACTGCAGCCTTTTTGGGCGATGAGGCCATGCCCCAGGCAGCCGTGCAGTCTGACGATGATGTTCCCATGGACGATGGCGGCGCCGATGAGTGGAACGACGAAGAAGCCGTTCTGCCTGGCCAGCTTGCTGTAGACGTGTACGAAACCAAGGAGAAGCTTGTTGTTAAGGCGCGCACCGCTGGGGTAAATAAGGGCGACCTGGACGTCAGCATTGCAGACAACACACTAAGCATTCGCGGTACACTTAGCGCCGGCAACGAAGACCAGGTGGAAAACTACTTCGTACAGGAATGCTACTGGGGTGAATTCAGCCGCAGCATCGCTCTGCCAGTACCCGTAAAAGAAGAAGACATTGAGGCCGCTCTAAAAGACGGCGTACTCACCGTGAGCTTCACCAAGGTAAAACAGGACACCGTAAAGAAAATTCAGGTCGTTTAA
- the carB gene encoding carbamoyl-phosphate synthase (glutamine-hydrolyzing) large subunit, whose product MSIQKVVVLGSGGLRIGQAGEFDYSGSQAIKSFKEEGIETVLINPNIATVQTDDDMADRVYFQPLNVETVSKILEREKPDAIALSFGGQTALNLGLSLEKSGILNKLGIRVLGTPVKVIETTEDRELFKQALAEIGTKTARSFTAETVEAALTAAKTLGYPVMMRSGFSLGGLGSGRIDTPAQLKARAKEVLAAVPQVLIEEYLVGWKEVEYEVVRDCDGNTITVCNMENFDPMGVHTGESIVVAPSQTLTNYEYHMLREVAIRTINHLGIIGECNIQYALHPSNGEYRVIEVNARLSRSSALASKATGYPLAFVASKLMLGKRLYEIKNSVTGKTSAFYEPALDYLAVKMPRWDLQKLKSSDHHIGSEMKSVGEVMALGRSFPEALQKATRMLNIGAHGLSVHPYDISDPMDEVTHPTDRRLFAIYEALKQGVSTEQIHEASHIDRWFLDHIAAIYGTERQLAGASLTAERLRQAKKMGFSDGVIGTLTGQTERAVRGTRLKHGITPVIKQIDTLAGEFDAETNYLYLTYHGTVHDVEPLGAKTAIVLGSGPYAIGSSVEFDWSAVNTAKTLRQNGYKTIIVNSNPETVSTDFDRSDRLYFDALTFERIQDIADFENPSGIVVSVGGQIANNLALPLHKAGYPILGTSPLKIDMAEDRQKFSAMLNQLGIDQPDWTEVTSLSAAKKFAVRVGYPVLIRPSYVLSGGAMSVVRTETEMERYLTAATKLSPDHPTVISQFVQNAKELEIDGVALNGHLVIYAISEHVENAGVHSGDATVVYPAQRLYLETVRRAKLIAKQVAKNLDITGPFNIQFIAKDNELKVIECNVRASRSFPFVSKVSGYNFIQIATEAMLGQPHPEIFLTLSLDHVGVKTPQFSYNRMKGADPVAGVEMASTGEVACFGSEIETAFYRSWLATEQKIEGKRVLISLADEQKYKFIEEARSLAESGWTVYTTPGTHDFLKEHGIKTKRVYKVQGKQTPNLADLIRSHKLDLMVSIPSREEKSDEAYLMRRLAIDNHIPLFTNAETGRLLLRCLSDPNLADLQPKHWREYVPVSPGKSK is encoded by the coding sequence ATGAGCATACAAAAAGTAGTCGTCCTTGGGTCGGGAGGCCTGCGTATTGGTCAGGCTGGCGAATTTGATTATTCGGGTTCACAGGCCATAAAGTCGTTCAAGGAAGAGGGCATCGAGACGGTGCTCATAAACCCAAACATTGCCACCGTACAAACAGATGACGATATGGCCGACCGTGTCTATTTCCAGCCGCTCAATGTTGAAACGGTCAGCAAAATACTGGAACGCGAAAAACCCGATGCCATTGCACTTAGCTTTGGCGGCCAAACCGCCCTCAACCTTGGCCTTTCTCTTGAAAAAAGCGGTATTTTGAACAAACTGGGCATTCGGGTGCTGGGTACTCCGGTAAAAGTGATTGAAACAACCGAAGACCGCGAACTGTTTAAGCAAGCTCTGGCCGAAATCGGTACCAAGACTGCACGCAGTTTCACGGCAGAAACGGTAGAAGCGGCCTTGACTGCCGCGAAAACGCTTGGCTACCCAGTCATGATGCGTTCGGGTTTTAGCCTTGGCGGGCTTGGCTCGGGTCGCATAGATACCCCGGCGCAGCTGAAAGCGCGTGCCAAAGAAGTATTGGCGGCCGTACCGCAAGTGCTCATAGAGGAGTATCTGGTGGGCTGGAAAGAAGTGGAGTACGAAGTAGTGCGCGACTGCGACGGCAACACCATTACCGTGTGCAACATGGAAAACTTTGACCCCATGGGGGTACACACCGGCGAAAGCATTGTGGTGGCACCGTCGCAGACCCTTACGAATTACGAATACCACATGCTGCGCGAGGTGGCTATACGCACCATAAATCACCTGGGCATCATCGGTGAGTGTAACATTCAGTATGCCCTGCACCCCTCGAATGGCGAATACCGGGTAATAGAGGTCAACGCCCGACTAAGTCGCAGTAGCGCCCTTGCCTCCAAGGCTACCGGCTACCCGCTTGCCTTTGTCGCCTCAAAACTCATGCTTGGCAAGCGCCTGTACGAAATCAAAAACAGCGTCACCGGCAAAACGTCGGCATTCTACGAACCGGCACTCGATTATCTAGCCGTAAAGATGCCGCGCTGGGATTTACAAAAGCTCAAAAGCAGCGACCACCACATAGGCAGCGAAATGAAAAGCGTTGGCGAGGTCATGGCGCTCGGCCGGTCATTCCCAGAGGCGCTGCAGAAGGCAACCCGTATGCTGAACATCGGCGCGCACGGACTGAGTGTGCACCCGTACGACATTTCTGACCCCATGGATGAAGTCACGCACCCGACCGACCGTCGGCTGTTTGCTATCTACGAAGCTCTAAAGCAAGGTGTGTCAACCGAACAAATCCACGAAGCATCACATATAGACCGTTGGTTTCTTGACCACATTGCCGCCATTTATGGCACCGAGCGGCAGCTAGCTGGTGCCTCACTTACTGCCGAACGCTTGCGTCAGGCCAAAAAAATGGGCTTTAGCGACGGCGTCATCGGCACACTGACAGGCCAGACAGAACGGGCCGTCCGCGGCACTCGGCTCAAGCACGGCATTACGCCAGTTATCAAGCAAATAGACACCCTTGCGGGGGAATTCGACGCCGAAACTAACTACTTGTACCTTACTTATCATGGTACCGTGCACGATGTTGAACCGCTTGGTGCCAAAACGGCGATTGTGCTCGGCTCGGGTCCGTATGCCATTGGCTCATCAGTTGAGTTTGACTGGTCGGCGGTAAATACGGCCAAAACACTGCGCCAAAACGGGTACAAAACCATCATCGTTAACTCTAACCCAGAAACGGTCTCGACCGATTTCGACCGCTCCGACCGGCTGTACTTCGATGCCCTTACGTTTGAGCGCATCCAGGACATTGCTGACTTTGAAAACCCAAGTGGCATTGTTGTGTCGGTGGGCGGTCAGATTGCGAATAACCTTGCCCTGCCCCTGCACAAAGCCGGCTACCCCATTCTTGGCACTTCCCCGCTCAAGATTGATATGGCCGAAGACCGTCAGAAGTTTTCCGCCATGCTGAACCAACTTGGTATAGACCAACCAGATTGGACAGAGGTGACTTCCCTGTCGGCTGCAAAGAAATTTGCGGTGCGTGTGGGCTACCCGGTGCTTATTCGGCCGTCGTATGTGCTGTCTGGCGGGGCAATGAGCGTGGTGCGCACAGAAACAGAAATGGAGCGCTACCTTACCGCGGCTACGAAATTATCGCCCGACCACCCCACGGTGATTTCCCAGTTTGTCCAAAACGCCAAAGAACTCGAAATAGACGGCGTTGCCCTCAACGGCCATCTTGTCATATATGCCATATCTGAACACGTTGAGAATGCTGGTGTGCATTCGGGCGATGCCACGGTGGTCTACCCTGCCCAGCGTCTGTACCTCGAAACTGTGCGACGCGCCAAACTCATCGCCAAGCAGGTAGCAAAAAACCTCGACATAACTGGGCCGTTCAACATTCAGTTTATTGCCAAAGACAACGAACTCAAGGTTATCGAGTGTAACGTGCGCGCCTCGCGTTCTTTCCCGTTTGTGTCGAAAGTATCGGGCTACAATTTTATTCAGATTGCGACCGAAGCCATGCTTGGGCAGCCGCACCCGGAAATATTCCTCACGCTCAGCCTCGATCACGTGGGCGTCAAAACGCCGCAGTTTTCTTACAACCGTATGAAAGGCGCCGACCCGGTAGCAGGGGTTGAAATGGCTTCTACCGGAGAAGTTGCCTGCTTTGGGTCTGAGATAGAAACTGCCTTTTACCGCTCGTGGCTCGCAACCGAGCAGAAGATTGAGGGCAAGCGTGTGCTCATAAGCCTGGCCGACGAGCAAAAGTACAAGTTCATAGAGGAAGCTCGTAGCCTGGCGGAAAGCGGCTGGACCGTCTACACTACCCCCGGCACGCACGACTTTCTGAAGGAACACGGCATAAAAACCAAACGAGTCTATAAAGTTCAGGGCAAACAAACACCAAACCTCGCCGACCTCATTCGCAGCCACAAACTCGACCTTATGGTGAGCATTCCCTCACGCGAAGAAAAAAGCGACGAAGCCTACCTCATGCGCCGCCTCGCCATAGACAACCATATTCCCCTTTTCACCAATGCCGAAACGGGCCGCTTGCTGCTTCGCTGCCTGTCCGACCCAAACCTCGCCGACCTTCAGCCCAAACACTGGCGCGAATACGTCCCGGTTTCACCCGGGAAGTCAAAATAA
- a CDS encoding ComF family protein, with product MTRDSDVCVSCRRHTPLRRVLVLTHYDDLPKELLHHAKYERAHSGVAEMAELMVPLLQFVPSGALFVPVPTATGRVRQRGYDQAVGLAEALSALAGTSCSHSLARLGQAHQVGAGRKERLEHLRGAFRVRLPKEVAGKHIILVDDVLTTGATLETAARILKKAGARRVDAMVFCQAGQ from the coding sequence GTGACGAGAGACTCCGACGTCTGCGTGTCATGTCGGCGCCATACTCCCCTGCGACGTGTTTTGGTGCTGACGCACTATGATGATCTTCCCAAAGAGCTCTTGCATCACGCAAAATACGAGCGTGCCCATAGCGGCGTAGCTGAAATGGCGGAGCTTATGGTACCACTCCTGCAGTTTGTTCCGTCAGGGGCCCTGTTTGTGCCCGTCCCAACGGCGACCGGCCGGGTTCGGCAGCGGGGTTATGACCAGGCGGTAGGGCTAGCGGAAGCATTAAGCGCATTAGCTGGCACGTCATGCAGTCATTCCCTTGCCCGCCTAGGCCAAGCACATCAGGTTGGTGCCGGCAGAAAAGAGCGACTAGAGCATTTGCGAGGTGCGTTTCGTGTTAGGCTGCCAAAAGAGGTAGCCGGCAAGCACATTATTCTCGTTGACGATGTTTTGACCACTGGCGCTACTCTTGAAACAGCTGCCCGTATACTGAAAAAAGCCGGCGCCCGAAGAGTAGATGCAATGGTATTTTGCCAAGCCGGTCAGTGA
- a CDS encoding FAD-dependent oxidoreductase, producing MNKQHLFAIIVIIAATLGGIYFMNYQFKPSKQRVIVVGAGISGLTAAHELHKDGHEVIVLEAKDAIGGRIQSTNVAGQTYQLGASFIHGNQKNPVAALLESEGANMEKVNFDSIVVYKNGVKTEVDDDLEPFFSFVDSKKYSLKKDQSLLDTWNSFGKTHSGNNDELLYRLKIDTQTEVGADIADISTTQYDEEDEFRGGDYLVTGDYTTAIKKLAEGIDIRLNHIVTKVKDTGSEVVVTAKDDKTFAADAVVVTLPLGVLQKGSVTFEPQLPKDKRTAIQSLKMGNLHKTFLTFDQIFWDGATTIGIMRGDGTKWGEFINLAPATGKPTLLALHGGNDATSLEGLSDEAIGSQAYEALASAYTRATRPNVVVTSKWYADPFTLGSYSYVPPGASLKMYDTIAEPYGRIHFAGEHTSSLYPSTTHGAYLSGKRAAREIAR from the coding sequence ATGAATAAACAGCATCTGTTCGCAATTATAGTTATCATTGCGGCAACTTTAGGAGGAATATATTTCATGAACTATCAGTTTAAGCCAAGCAAACAGCGCGTTATTGTTGTTGGGGCCGGTATATCTGGGCTGACTGCCGCGCATGAGCTACACAAAGACGGTCATGAGGTGATTGTACTGGAGGCAAAAGATGCCATAGGCGGGCGGATTCAGTCAACAAATGTTGCCGGGCAAACCTACCAGCTGGGTGCGTCGTTTATACACGGTAACCAGAAAAATCCTGTCGCTGCGCTGCTTGAAAGTGAAGGTGCCAATATGGAGAAGGTAAATTTTGATAGCATAGTTGTTTACAAAAATGGTGTAAAGACAGAGGTTGATGATGACCTAGAGCCATTCTTCAGCTTTGTTGATTCGAAAAAATATTCACTCAAAAAAGACCAGTCACTGCTCGACACATGGAATTCATTTGGGAAAACTCACAGCGGCAACAACGATGAGCTCCTGTACCGCCTCAAAATAGATACGCAAACTGAAGTTGGCGCTGATATTGCTGATATCTCGACGACTCAGTACGATGAGGAAGATGAGTTTAGGGGCGGGGATTATTTAGTGACTGGCGACTACACAACAGCTATAAAGAAGCTGGCAGAAGGTATAGATATTCGCCTTAACCATATTGTTACCAAAGTGAAAGATACCGGCTCGGAGGTAGTAGTTACCGCAAAAGATGATAAAACGTTCGCCGCTGATGCTGTGGTAGTGACGTTGCCACTTGGGGTGCTACAAAAAGGGAGCGTTACGTTTGAGCCGCAACTACCCAAAGATAAACGTACAGCAATTCAAAGCCTAAAAATGGGCAACTTGCATAAAACCTTCCTTACGTTTGACCAAATATTTTGGGATGGTGCAACCACCATAGGAATTATGCGCGGCGATGGAACAAAATGGGGCGAGTTCATAAACCTCGCGCCAGCTACAGGTAAGCCCACACTGCTTGCCCTCCATGGGGGGAACGATGCAACGTCCCTTGAAGGCTTGAGCGACGAAGCAATTGGCAGTCAAGCCTACGAGGCGCTCGCGAGCGCCTATACTCGCGCCACCCGTCCAAATGTAGTCGTGACAAGCAAATGGTATGCCGACCCTTTTACTCTCGGCAGCTACTCATATGTGCCACCTGGGGCGTCACTTAAGATGTATGATACGATTGCGGAGCCCTACGGTCGAATACACTTTGCGGGGGAACACACTAGTAGCCTATACCCGTCAACAACGCACGGTGCATATCTTTCTGGCAAGCGTGCAGCTCGAGAGATTGCGCGGTAA